A part of Halobacillus shinanisalinarum genomic DNA contains:
- a CDS encoding YqhV family protein, producing MWLFVEKAVLAMVILRLISGFIEITAALLMLKLNELEKAIMINTSLALVGPFILVATTTVGLLGMVDRISYPRLACIVGGVALILIGVKMR from the coding sequence ATGTGGCTCTTTGTAGAAAAAGCAGTTTTAGCAATGGTTATACTTCGCCTTATTTCCGGATTTATTGAAATCACTGCTGCACTCCTTATGCTCAAACTTAACGAACTAGAGAAGGCGATAATGATCAACACATCTTTAGCTTTGGTTGGGCCCTTCATTCTAGTAGCAACTACAACTGTAGGATTACTCGGAATGGTAGATCGTATATCTTACCCACGACTTGCTTGCATAGTGGGCGGTGTAGCCTTAATACTTATAGGAGTTAAAATGCGTTAA
- a CDS encoding isochorismatase family protein, which yields MQQALLVIDAQQELIEGNQNEKSVFEKGKLVKNINLVINKAIESNSLVIFMRDKDVVGGEGKGFQIHQDIKVPANSTIFDKEATNSFYGTPLLNHLTESKIEHLVIMGCKTEHCIDTAVRTATVNNVDVTLVQDGHSTTDSSTLSAEQIIMHHNEILDGHYNVEHFSDVRSAQEDLFQPRHNNYR from the coding sequence TTGCAACAAGCTTTGTTAGTTATTGATGCGCAGCAAGAATTAATTGAAGGTAATCAGAATGAAAAAAGTGTTTTTGAAAAGGGAAAGCTAGTAAAAAATATTAATTTGGTTATAAATAAGGCGATTGAATCCAATTCTTTAGTGATTTTTATGAGGGATAAAGATGTAGTCGGAGGCGAAGGCAAAGGATTTCAAATACATCAGGATATCAAAGTGCCTGCTAACTCAACAATATTTGATAAAGAAGCAACAAATTCATTTTATGGAACCCCATTGTTGAACCATTTAACAGAAAGTAAGATTGAACATCTAGTTATTATGGGGTGTAAAACAGAACATTGTATTGACACAGCGGTAAGAACTGCCACAGTCAATAACGTTGATGTCACTTTAGTTCAGGATGGACATTCAACGACTGATTCCTCAACTTTATCTGCCGAACAGATCATCATGCATCATAATGAAATACTTGATGGTCATTATAATGTCGAGCATTTTTCTGATGTTAGAAGTGCTCAAGAAGATTTATTTCAACCTAGACATAATAATTACCGATAA
- a CDS encoding GNAT family N-acetyltransferase has protein sequence MKLIINNMNKNLATHILNWKYERPYDFYNNEVNGEEIKERLDGSYYALSDEQGEVIGFFCFGATAQIPIGNQYGVYNENFVDMGLGMNPDYVGKGHGYDFCSFIINYIRENYEGTSIRLSVATFNKRAIHLYEELGFVKKGKFTTDFADFITMIKEV, from the coding sequence ATGAAATTAATCATTAATAATATGAATAAAAATCTAGCAACCCATATCCTAAATTGGAAGTATGAAAGACCCTATGATTTTTATAATAATGAAGTAAATGGCGAAGAAATTAAAGAAAGGCTTGATGGATCGTACTACGCTTTATCCGATGAACAAGGAGAGGTAATTGGTTTCTTTTGTTTTGGAGCTACAGCTCAAATACCAATTGGAAACCAATATGGTGTGTATAATGAAAATTTTGTGGATATGGGACTTGGGATGAATCCTGATTATGTGGGGAAAGGGCACGGTTATGACTTTTGCTCATTTATTATTAACTATATAAGAGAAAACTATGAAGGAACTTCTATAAGACTATCAGTTGCAACGTTTAACAAAAGAGCGATTCATTTATATGAAGAACTAGGGTTTGTAAAGAAGGGCAAATTCACTACTGATTTCGCAGATTTTATTACTATGATTAAAGAGGTTTAG